The Thaumasiovibrio subtropicus genome window below encodes:
- the arfA gene encoding alternative ribosome rescue factor ArfA, which translates to MAKKQRKRPQQVELVAKPQCEHGRGEIQDNAMAALVTSKLFKAKTETPKKGKGSFKRNKFRYKGSEPYAMLINLVNIA; encoded by the coding sequence ATGGCAAAGAAACAGAGAAAAAGACCTCAACAAGTCGAGCTGGTTGCAAAACCGCAATGTGAGCACGGTAGAGGCGAAATCCAAGACAACGCAATGGCAGCACTTGTCACTTCCAAACTGTTTAAAGCAAAAACAGAAACACCTAAAAAAGGAAAAGGGTCGTTTAAGCGCAATAAGTTCCGCTACAAAGGCAGTGAGCCTTATGCAATGTTGATCAATCTCGTCAACATTGCATAA
- a CDS encoding exopolyphosphatase has product MTEQFRLVTRSDFDGLVCAVLLKHKDLINEITFVHPKDMQDGKITITDKDITTNLPFVADAHIAFDHHLSETLRNEGDNKNHVIDPNAPSAARVVFDYYGGYDAFPREWEDMMEAVDKGDSAQYTIDEVLNPRGWPLLNFLMDARTGLGRFREFRISNYNLMMDLIDYCKDHTIEEILELPDVKERVELYFEHEEKAKLQIKRCATVYNNLVVLDLREEDVIFATNRFMIYALFPQCNISIHQLWGLKKQNVVYATGKSIFDRSSKTNVGELMLKYQGGGHQAAGTCQIETERSPEVLDELIAAINRDG; this is encoded by the coding sequence ATGACGGAACAGTTTCGGCTAGTAACACGTAGTGATTTTGATGGATTAGTTTGCGCTGTGCTGCTTAAGCACAAGGATTTAATTAACGAAATTACGTTCGTTCACCCCAAAGACATGCAAGATGGCAAGATAACGATTACCGATAAGGATATCACCACCAATTTGCCCTTTGTCGCAGATGCGCACATTGCGTTTGACCACCATCTATCGGAGACATTACGGAACGAGGGTGATAACAAAAATCACGTTATCGATCCGAATGCACCGTCTGCGGCAAGAGTTGTTTTTGATTACTATGGGGGCTATGACGCCTTTCCACGCGAGTGGGAAGACATGATGGAAGCCGTGGATAAAGGTGACTCTGCCCAGTACACCATTGATGAAGTATTAAATCCGCGAGGCTGGCCACTACTTAACTTTTTAATGGATGCCCGCACCGGGTTGGGACGTTTTAGAGAGTTTCGTATCTCAAACTATAACCTAATGATGGATTTGATTGACTACTGTAAAGATCACACCATCGAAGAGATATTAGAGTTGCCGGATGTAAAAGAACGCGTAGAGCTTTATTTTGAGCATGAAGAAAAAGCGAAACTGCAGATTAAGCGATGCGCGACGGTTTACAATAACCTCGTTGTACTTGACCTCCGTGAAGAAGATGTGATTTTTGCGACTAACCGTTTTATGATTTATGCGCTCTTCCCTCAATGTAATATCTCAATTCACCAACTTTGGGGGCTTAAGAAGCAAAATGTTGTGTATGCTACGGGTAAATCTATTTTTGATCGTAGCTCCAAAACCAATGTCGGTGAGCTGATGTTAAAGTACCAAGGTGGTGGTCATCAGGCGGCAGGAACGTGTCAGATTGAGACAGAAAGATCGCCAGAGGTCTTGGATGAGTTGATTGCCGCAATCAATCGAGACGGTTAA
- the nagE gene encoding N-acetylglucosamine-specific PTS transporter subunit IIBC yields the protein MNIFGYLQRIGKALMVPIATLPAAGLMIGIGYAIDPAGWGGNSPIAAFLIGGGGAIMDNQAWLFAVGVAYGLARDNNGAAALAGLVGLMIFDKLLDPGMVANLTNTTVEALGADSVRAYNGRLNALTGLIFGVVAAEFYNRFHNIQLPSWLSFFGGRRFVPIASSVAALAISLIFIIVWPSFYNGLISFGKSILDLGAVGAGIYGVVNRLMIPLGLHHAINAVFWWDVAGINDIPTFWSGVGELGVTGMYQAGFFPIMGYGLPAACLAIYHTAHAKNKQKVGSLMLAIALTAIVTGVTEPIEFAFMYVAPALYVIHACLTGLSLFLAAAFGWIAGFNFSGGLIDFVLSFNTPLAHKPYMLIVQGIAFAAIYYTVFRFAIVKFDLKTPGREVDDENDTVATEEGLEERAAAYLKALGGEQNLGNIDACITRLRLEIKDVAQIDEPQLKRLGAMGVVKVGEKNLQVIIGSEAELVASAMKSLTQ from the coding sequence GTGAACATATTTGGCTACTTACAAAGAATCGGTAAGGCACTGATGGTGCCTATCGCAACCCTGCCCGCGGCAGGTTTAATGATTGGTATTGGTTATGCGATTGACCCAGCGGGTTGGGGGGGCAATAGCCCAATCGCTGCTTTCTTAATTGGTGGTGGTGGCGCTATCATGGACAACCAAGCGTGGTTGTTTGCAGTGGGTGTAGCGTATGGCCTAGCGCGAGACAATAATGGTGCAGCCGCACTGGCGGGGTTAGTCGGGTTAATGATTTTCGACAAGCTGCTGGATCCCGGTATGGTGGCAAACCTCACCAACACCACAGTCGAAGCCTTGGGTGCAGATTCGGTACGCGCTTATAACGGACGCTTGAACGCGTTAACGGGCTTGATTTTTGGTGTGGTTGCCGCGGAGTTCTACAATCGCTTCCACAATATTCAGCTACCTTCTTGGCTATCATTCTTTGGTGGGCGTCGATTTGTGCCTATCGCTTCATCAGTGGCAGCATTGGCGATCTCGCTTATCTTCATCATCGTTTGGCCTAGCTTCTACAATGGCTTGATCTCATTTGGTAAAAGTATCCTTGACCTTGGCGCGGTGGGTGCGGGTATCTATGGTGTTGTCAACCGATTGATGATCCCATTAGGGCTTCACCATGCGATCAATGCGGTATTCTGGTGGGATGTTGCCGGTATCAATGATATTCCTACTTTCTGGTCAGGTGTCGGTGAGCTGGGTGTGACAGGTATGTATCAAGCAGGCTTCTTCCCAATCATGGGTTATGGTTTGCCAGCGGCTTGTCTTGCGATTTATCACACGGCGCATGCAAAGAATAAGCAAAAAGTAGGCTCATTGATGCTTGCTATCGCTTTGACAGCAATTGTTACGGGTGTCACCGAGCCAATTGAGTTTGCCTTTATGTATGTTGCTCCGGCTCTCTATGTTATTCACGCTTGTTTAACGGGTCTGTCACTGTTTCTTGCTGCGGCATTTGGGTGGATTGCAGGGTTTAACTTCAGCGGTGGTTTGATTGACTTCGTCTTATCATTTAATACGCCGCTTGCACACAAACCGTATATGCTGATTGTTCAAGGTATCGCTTTCGCGGCGATTTACTATACGGTATTCCGCTTTGCCATTGTGAAGTTTGATTTAAAAACGCCGGGTCGTGAAGTTGATGACGAAAATGACACCGTTGCGACCGAAGAAGGGCTTGAAGAGCGCGCTGCTGCGTATTTGAAAGCGCTTGGAGGCGAGCAAAACCTTGGCAATATTGATGCGTGTATTACACGTCTTCGCTTAGAAATTAAAGATGTTGCTCAAATTGATGAGCCACAGCTCAAGCGCCTTGGTGCTATGGGCGTGGTTAAAGTGGGAGAAAAGAACTTGCAAGTCATTATTGGCAGTGAAGCTGAGCTAGTGGCTTCAGCAATGAAATCGCTGACCCAGTAA
- a CDS encoding ATP-binding protein: MTIFQRLWLSFFFSVGIVLLVLYLAIQWSFDQGLINHINEREKASLDRLTDNLEILYEWDDSFQLLATYPFLWGEVVRLSERDQDFTESTQQYLTALHRSMEGAPTRETRDSKPPRGESVRPRDEGRRPPPREDGRRPPPRRDNAEATGQRGQRGPSRSPKPPGDLRVSLLDAERISIVGPYDTHFLTTALWHDASIVGYLAWPPKRELETSYDLAFADSQQRAFSLIAGLAIVMVSVAAFFFSRHFSRPLKTLSSFTTDLSNGNYEERETPSGRDEIAVLGQNINRLALTLKQAETSRKEWLASIAHELRTPLSIIKGEFEAILDGVRPANEETLGSIEEEIAHLQKLIEDLYQLTNAEIGAFRYHMSELDVAALLEDMHEINVARFRKAGLTLRYQTDVNNAWIRADETRLQQLLENLLNNSLKYTDSPGETLIVLRESIKGVTITVEDTSPDVPHDALTKLFEHLYRVESSRNRKTGGSGLGLAITQKIVEAHQGKIHAEHSPMGGLKVVVWLPK, from the coding sequence ATGACGATATTCCAACGCCTTTGGTTAAGCTTCTTTTTCTCTGTCGGTATTGTACTACTGGTACTGTATCTTGCTATTCAATGGAGTTTTGACCAAGGGCTCATCAACCATATCAATGAACGCGAGAAAGCGTCCCTTGATCGATTAACTGACAATCTCGAAATCCTTTATGAATGGGACGATAGTTTTCAACTACTCGCAACATACCCATTTTTGTGGGGTGAGGTCGTCCGGCTTTCAGAAAGAGATCAGGACTTTACCGAGTCTACGCAGCAGTATCTCACTGCACTCCATCGGAGTATGGAAGGGGCTCCTACTAGAGAGACGCGCGATAGCAAGCCGCCGCGCGGCGAGAGCGTGCGCCCTAGAGATGAAGGTCGTCGCCCTCCACCTCGAGAAGATGGAAGACGCCCTCCACCACGCCGTGATAACGCCGAAGCGACGGGCCAACGTGGACAACGAGGCCCATCACGCTCGCCCAAACCACCCGGTGATCTGCGTGTGAGTTTACTCGATGCAGAGCGGATATCTATCGTTGGACCTTATGATACCCACTTCCTCACCACTGCACTTTGGCACGATGCGTCGATAGTGGGATACCTTGCGTGGCCACCTAAGCGCGAACTAGAAACCTCCTATGATTTAGCCTTCGCCGACAGTCAACAACGCGCCTTTTCCCTTATTGCAGGATTGGCCATTGTGATGGTGTCCGTGGCAGCCTTTTTCTTCTCAAGGCATTTTTCCCGTCCGTTAAAAACGCTCTCCTCTTTTACCACTGACCTCTCTAATGGAAACTATGAGGAAAGAGAAACACCCAGTGGACGTGATGAAATCGCTGTCTTAGGGCAAAACATCAACCGACTTGCCTTAACGCTAAAGCAAGCTGAAACGTCGCGAAAAGAATGGCTTGCAAGCATTGCTCATGAACTTCGCACGCCACTCTCAATCATTAAAGGTGAGTTTGAAGCTATCCTTGATGGTGTGCGGCCAGCGAATGAAGAAACCCTCGGCTCCATTGAAGAAGAAATCGCCCATTTACAGAAGCTGATTGAAGACCTCTACCAACTAACCAACGCTGAGATTGGTGCATTTCGTTACCATATGAGCGAACTCGATGTTGCCGCATTGCTCGAAGACATGCATGAAATCAATGTGGCTCGTTTTCGAAAAGCGGGCCTCACTTTGCGCTACCAAACCGATGTGAATAACGCTTGGATCCGTGCAGACGAAACCCGGCTCCAACAGTTGCTGGAAAACTTGCTCAACAACTCACTAAAATATACGGACTCTCCCGGGGAAACCTTGATCGTACTTAGGGAGAGCATCAAAGGTGTGACGATTACGGTGGAAGATACCTCGCCAGATGTTCCCCACGATGCCTTAACTAAACTGTTTGAACACCTCTATCGTGTTGAAAGCTCAAGAAACCGTAAAACAGGCGGCTCTGGACTAGGTTTAGCCATCACTCAAAAAATTGTCGAAGCCCATCAAGGAAAAATCCATGCTGAGCACTCTCCAATGGGGGGATTAAAAGTCGTGGTTTGGCTCCCGAAATAA
- a CDS encoding response regulator transcription factor, which produces MKILVVEDDLTTRDFVKKGLEEHDYVVDTAPSGREGLMMATSSDYALVILDRMLPELDGLKVLAAMRAAEIHTPVLILSALDSVEQRVRGLNAGSDDYLTKPFALAELIARVKILVRRNQTSVPITELNVADLSLNYLSHRVYRAGVAINLQPKEFKLLSYMMEHAGEVVSRMMLFEAVWDYHFDPNTNVIDVHIAKLRRKIEANDQSALIHTVRGAGYVLRED; this is translated from the coding sequence ATGAAAATATTGGTCGTCGAGGATGACTTAACCACACGTGACTTTGTTAAAAAAGGTTTGGAAGAGCATGATTACGTTGTTGATACTGCGCCTTCCGGCCGTGAAGGTTTGATGATGGCGACAAGTAGCGATTATGCGTTGGTTATTCTTGATCGAATGTTACCTGAGTTAGATGGCTTAAAAGTATTGGCGGCAATGCGCGCCGCAGAGATTCATACCCCAGTGCTGATACTAAGTGCACTCGACAGTGTTGAGCAGCGTGTGCGAGGCTTAAACGCAGGGAGCGATGACTATTTAACAAAACCTTTTGCGTTAGCGGAGCTTATTGCTCGAGTAAAAATTTTAGTCCGTCGCAATCAAACCTCTGTGCCGATCACCGAGCTCAATGTTGCTGACCTCTCACTCAATTATTTATCTCATCGTGTCTATCGCGCTGGTGTGGCGATTAACCTCCAACCCAAAGAGTTCAAGTTACTCAGCTATATGATGGAGCATGCGGGTGAAGTTGTCTCACGTATGATGTTGTTCGAAGCGGTGTGGGATTATCATTTTGATCCAAATACGAACGTGATTGATGTGCATATCGCTAAGTTGCGTCGTAAGATCGAAGCGAATGATCAATCTGCGCTTATTCATACCGTGCGAGGAGCAGGTTATGTCCTCCGGGAAGATTGA
- a CDS encoding sensor histidine kinase yields the protein MSSGKIDHLYRSSVLRTWLWVGGMLFVLIFALMNDFYRTASQHLETQVVDSLLSESAQIQALSEILTLEELQQTLSSLEEGRLYTYHQTQAELQSQVSSYPLVSQGVTFSPSQPSMHATRIKIDDDLEMVIGFDDKVLKEFQSSLRETMLKGTVIPVVMLIVIAVWFASRLVNQLQHVNKTMGRVMMGERQVRLPVGRSYNEFDMLAIHLNSMLEQLEQNESTLNALTVDIAHDMRTPLSRLKLRLECLLENREISNDTMVELESMHGDFSAMLKTFNGVLEISRLESAESKVEMTDVDLGAIAEDVYDFCEPLAEEREIRLVIRKEMPCVIQGNPSLLFRAVFNLVENAIKYSPSQRDVEINIDCFGLVVCDSGPGIKLQDRERVQQRLARLDPSRSSPGLGLGLSLVKTVAQLHHARLLLSDNGPGLRARIYFEPRPW from the coding sequence ATGTCCTCCGGGAAGATTGATCACCTTTATCGCTCTTCTGTTCTTCGTACTTGGTTGTGGGTGGGGGGAATGCTGTTCGTGCTGATTTTCGCTCTGATGAATGATTTTTATCGTACAGCCAGTCAGCACCTTGAAACGCAAGTGGTTGATAGCTTGTTAAGTGAAAGTGCTCAAATTCAGGCGTTGTCAGAAATTCTGACTCTTGAAGAACTACAGCAGACGTTGTCCTCATTGGAAGAGGGGCGACTCTATACTTACCATCAAACACAAGCAGAGTTACAAAGCCAAGTATCTAGCTATCCTCTTGTTAGTCAGGGCGTGACCTTCTCGCCATCACAACCTTCAATGCATGCAACGAGAATCAAAATTGATGACGACCTTGAAATGGTCATTGGATTTGATGACAAGGTGCTAAAAGAGTTTCAGTCTTCGCTGCGAGAAACCATGTTGAAAGGGACAGTGATCCCAGTGGTTATGCTGATTGTGATTGCTGTGTGGTTTGCTTCTCGACTCGTTAATCAACTTCAGCATGTCAACAAAACGATGGGTCGAGTGATGATGGGTGAGCGCCAAGTACGTTTGCCTGTCGGGCGGAGTTACAATGAATTTGACATGTTGGCCATTCACTTGAATTCAATGCTTGAGCAACTGGAGCAAAATGAGTCGACGCTGAATGCGTTGACGGTCGATATCGCACATGACATGCGTACGCCCTTATCTCGCTTGAAATTGCGCTTGGAGTGCCTACTAGAAAACCGAGAAATTAGTAATGACACCATGGTCGAGCTAGAGTCGATGCACGGTGATTTTTCTGCCATGTTGAAAACCTTCAATGGTGTGTTGGAGATATCGCGACTGGAGTCAGCAGAGTCGAAAGTGGAAATGACGGACGTTGATCTCGGCGCAATTGCGGAAGATGTCTACGACTTTTGTGAACCACTGGCTGAAGAGCGTGAAATTCGTTTAGTGATCCGCAAAGAGATGCCGTGTGTTATCCAAGGTAATCCGAGCTTACTGTTTCGCGCGGTATTTAATTTGGTCGAAAACGCCATCAAGTACAGTCCCTCTCAGCGCGATGTCGAAATTAACATCGACTGCTTTGGGCTCGTTGTATGTGATAGTGGGCCGGGTATCAAATTGCAAGACAGAGAGCGTGTCCAACAACGTTTAGCGCGGCTTGATCCTAGCCGTTCATCACCGGGGCTAGGTTTGGGGTTATCCTTGGTAAAAACCGTGGCACAACTTCATCATGCGCGATTACTTCTGTCTGACAATGGGCCCGGTTTAAGAGCGAGAATCTACTTTGAACCTCGCCCTTGGTAA
- a CDS encoding cytochrome-c peroxidase yields MCNQTRQWLMASLIGLLFGCGGGGSDLGVSPSPGNADTSEGESVPVPDLPAVSETDLALNALIDALALRQSPLAGRTLPDITDPLAQLGKKLFYSKSLSGEFDVACASCHHPMLGGGDGLSLPVGINALQSDVLGVGRRDADGVPNVPRNSPTTFNVGLWDQGLFWDSRVESLGKEALQNGAASPISTPESGTGIADPNAGHNLVMAQARFPVTSVDEMKGMHFEANSNNTQIRDHLAARIGDIGLGAGELALNQWLFEFQQAFNSGDDAETLITFDNIALALGEFQRSMVFVENPWQSYLSGDVAALNESAKRGAILFFTAASEGGAGCAACHRGPLFSDEQHHTIAFPQIGVGKTEADQDDTGRELVSGDADDRYRFRTPSLLNIAVTAPYGHAGAYDSLDEVLAHYNNPRDSVQDYFDRQAWCDLPQFENVANCSLLFPNGATNTEAALSKLQQERRENIALFENININPQERRQLADFLDALTDPCVTSRACLAPWIAEQASDSPDGQRLIATDISGAAL; encoded by the coding sequence ATGTGTAATCAAACTAGACAATGGCTGATGGCGAGCTTAATAGGATTGCTCTTTGGCTGCGGTGGAGGTGGCAGTGATCTTGGTGTATCGCCTTCGCCTGGAAATGCCGACACTTCCGAGGGCGAGAGTGTCCCTGTTCCCGATTTGCCCGCTGTATCGGAAACCGACTTGGCGTTAAATGCGCTCATCGATGCGTTAGCGCTGAGGCAATCCCCTTTGGCGGGGAGGACGTTACCAGACATCACTGATCCACTGGCGCAGTTAGGTAAGAAACTGTTTTACAGCAAAAGCTTGAGTGGAGAGTTTGATGTTGCCTGTGCTTCATGCCATCACCCCATGTTAGGCGGTGGTGATGGGCTCTCGCTGCCAGTTGGCATTAATGCATTGCAAAGTGATGTGTTAGGGGTTGGCCGTCGAGATGCCGATGGCGTACCCAATGTGCCGAGAAACAGCCCAACGACTTTCAATGTTGGGTTATGGGATCAAGGCTTGTTCTGGGATTCACGAGTAGAAAGCCTCGGCAAAGAGGCGTTACAAAATGGCGCGGCTTCGCCCATTTCTACGCCAGAGAGTGGTACTGGTATCGCGGACCCCAATGCGGGCCATAACTTGGTGATGGCACAAGCTCGCTTTCCCGTGACATCGGTTGATGAGATGAAAGGGATGCACTTTGAAGCGAACAGCAATAATACGCAGATTCGCGATCACTTGGCGGCGCGGATAGGTGATATTGGTCTTGGGGCAGGCGAGCTGGCGTTGAACCAATGGCTATTTGAGTTCCAGCAAGCGTTCAACAGTGGTGACGACGCAGAAACACTTATCACGTTTGATAATATCGCTCTGGCTTTAGGGGAATTTCAACGTTCGATGGTTTTTGTCGAAAACCCTTGGCAGTCATACCTTAGTGGTGATGTTGCGGCACTGAATGAAAGCGCTAAACGCGGGGCCATTTTATTCTTTACCGCGGCTTCAGAAGGGGGAGCGGGATGTGCAGCCTGTCATCGAGGACCGCTTTTCAGTGATGAGCAACACCATACCATTGCATTTCCTCAAATAGGCGTTGGTAAGACAGAGGCAGATCAAGACGACACTGGGCGAGAGTTAGTGTCAGGTGACGCCGATGATCGCTACCGTTTTCGCACGCCAAGTTTGTTGAACATAGCGGTGACTGCGCCTTATGGCCATGCCGGTGCGTATGATAGCCTCGATGAGGTACTGGCACATTACAACAACCCCCGTGACAGTGTGCAGGACTATTTTGACCGCCAAGCATGGTGTGATCTTCCCCAATTTGAAAACGTAGCAAACTGTAGTCTGTTATTTCCCAACGGCGCGACAAACACCGAGGCGGCGCTGAGTAAGTTGCAGCAAGAACGACGTGAGAATATTGCTTTGTTCGAGAACATCAACATTAACCCGCAAGAACGTAGGCAACTGGCCGATTTTCTTGATGCGCTAACGGATCCTTGTGTCACCAGTAGAGCCTGCTTAGCTCCGTGGATTGCGGAGCAGGCCAGTGATAGTCCAGATGGACAACGATTGATAGCAACCGATATCAGTGGTGCCGCGTTGTAA
- a CDS encoding response regulator — MHQILVVEDETKISQLLADYLKNAGYGVTQLYDGSNVLKTVKTTPPSLVLLDLMLPVVDGLTLCREIRQHSDVPIIMITAKIEEIDRLLGLELGADDYICKPFSPREVVARVKAVLKRYHPPKSSDELVESAPPTPLQLNPDKLEATLHGTALTLTAIEFNLLHLLASDPGRVYSRSQLIDNIYRDHRVVSERTIDSHIKKLRKKLNQIHTDDELVQSVYSVGYKYCP; from the coding sequence ATGCATCAGATACTTGTCGTGGAAGATGAAACAAAAATTTCTCAACTGCTTGCCGACTATCTAAAAAATGCAGGTTACGGCGTCACGCAGCTTTATGATGGCAGTAATGTACTCAAAACCGTTAAGACAACGCCTCCCTCTCTCGTCTTGCTCGATCTTATGCTGCCCGTTGTCGACGGCCTAACATTATGCCGAGAGATACGCCAACATAGTGACGTCCCTATTATTATGATCACCGCCAAGATTGAAGAAATAGATCGTTTATTAGGTCTAGAACTCGGCGCTGATGACTACATCTGTAAACCTTTCTCGCCACGAGAAGTGGTCGCGCGCGTCAAAGCGGTACTCAAACGATACCATCCGCCGAAAAGCAGCGACGAGCTCGTGGAATCGGCACCACCGACACCCCTTCAGCTGAATCCGGACAAACTTGAAGCCACCTTGCATGGCACAGCACTGACATTAACAGCGATTGAATTCAACTTGCTTCATCTGCTCGCAAGCGATCCGGGACGGGTATACTCTCGCAGCCAGCTCATCGACAATATTTATCGTGACCACCGCGTTGTGAGTGAACGAACCATTGATAGCCATATCAAAAAGTTACGTAAGAAACTCAATCAGATTCACACCGACGATGAGTTGGTACAATCCGTCTACAGTGTGGGATATAAATACTGCCCCTGA